From Aspergillus fumigatus Af293 chromosome 3, whole genome shotgun sequence, a single genomic window includes:
- the sedC gene encoding S53 family peptidase: MAPFTFLVGILSLCICCIVLGAAAEPSYAVVEQLRNVPDGWIKHDAAPASELIRFRLAMNQERAAEFERRVIDMSTPGHSSYGQHMKRDDVREFLRPPEEVSDKVLSWLRSENVPAGSIESHGNWVTFTVPVSQAERMLRTRFYAFQHVETSTTQVRTLAYSVPHDVHRYIQMIQPTTRFGQPARHERQPLFHGTVATKEELAANCSTTITPNCLRELYGIYDTRAEPDPRNRLGVSGFLDQYARYDDFENFMRLYATSRTDVNFTVVSINDGLNLQDSSLSSTEASLDVQYAYSLAYKALGTYYTTGGRGPVVPEEGQDTNVSTNEPYLDQLHYLLDLPDEELPAVLSTSYGEDEQSVPESYSNATCNLFAQLGARGVSIIFSSGDSGVGSTCITNDGTKTTRFLPVFPASCPFVTAVGGTHDIQPEKAISFSSGGFSDHFPRPSYQDSSVQGYLEQLGSRWNGLYNPSGRGFPDVAAQATNFVVIDHGQTLRVGGTSASAPVFAAIVSRLNAARLEDGLLKLGFLNPWLYSLNQTGFTDIIDGGSSGCYVGTSNEQLVPNASWNATPGWDPVTGLGTPIYNTLVKLATSVSSTP; this comes from the exons ATGGCTCCATTCACGTTTCTGGTAGGGATACTATCCCTCTGTATTTGCTGCATTGTTCTTGGTGCAGCTGCAGAGCCCAGCTACGCGGTCGTTGAGCAGCTCAGAAATGTTCCCGACGGCTGGATAAAGCACGATGCAGCGCCAGCGTCTGAATTGATCAGATTTCGGCTGGCTATGAACCAGGAAAGAGCCGCTGAATTCGAGCGAAGGGTCATTGACATGTCAACGCCGGGTCACTCGAGCTATGGACAACATATGAAGCGTGACGATGTCAGGGAATTTCTGCGTCCTCCCGAGGAGGTTTCAGACAAAGTCCTTTCCTGGCTGAGATCAGAGAATGTTCCTGCTGGCTCGATTGAAAGTCATGGCAACTGGGTCACTTTCACTGTCCCGGTATCACAGGCGGAACGTATGCTAAGAACACGCTTTTACGCCTTCCAGCACGTGGAGACAAGTACGACACAAGTCAGAACGCTTGCGTATTCCGTTCCACATGACGTCCACCGCTATATTCAGATGATCCAGCCAACGACTCGCTTTGGACAACCTGCCCGGCATGAACGGCAACCACTTTTCCACGGGACTGTTGCTACCAAGGAAGAGCTGGCGGCGAATTGCTCCACAACCATAACGCCGAACTGCCTTCGCGAATTGTACGGGATTTATGATACCAGAGCCGAACCCGATCCCCGCAACAGACTGGGAGTTTCCGGGTTCCTAGATCAGTACGCACGTTACGACGACTTTGAAAATTTTATGAGATTGTATGCAACCAGTAGGACAGACGTCAACTTCACTGTGGTCTCGATAAATGACGGTCTCAATCTGCAGGACTCGTCCCTGAGCAGTACCGAAGCCAGCCTAGACGTCCAGTATGCCTATTCTTTGGCGTATAAAGCGCTTGGAACCTACTATACAACGGGTGGCCGAGGACCGGTTGTGCCTGAGGAAGGTCAGGATACGAACGTGTCGACCAATGAGCCTTACTTAGATCAACTTCattatcttcttgatcttccagaTGAAGAGCTTCCCGCCGTTCTTTCAACCTCGTATGGTGAAGATGAGCAAAGCGTCCCTGAATCATACTCAAATGCAACATGCAATCTGTTCGCGCAGCTTGGCGCACGCGGCGTGTCGatcatcttcagcagcggTGACTCAGGCGTTGGTTCAACATGCATAACTAACGATGGAACCAAGACAACTCGATTCTTGCCTGTCTTCCCAGCGTCCTGCCCATTTGTTACTGCTGTCGGCGGTACTCACGATATCCAACCCGAGAAAGCAATTAGCTTCTCTAGCGGAGGCTTTTCAGATCACTTTCCACGTCCCTCCTATCAGGATTCAAGCGTTCAAGGCTACCTAGAGCAGCTTGGAAGCAGATGGAACGGGTTATACAACCCGAGCGGGAGAGGTTTCCCTGACGTCGCCGCTCAGGCCACTAACTTTGTCGTCATTGATCACGGGCAAACGTTGAGGGTAGGCGGCACAAG TGCATCTGCGCCTGTATTTGCAGCCATAGTCTCGCGATTAAATGCTGCTCGACTTGAGGATGGTTTGCTAAAACTGGGGTTCTTAAATCCATGGCTCTATTCCCTCAACCAGACAGGATTCACAGACATTATTGATGGTGGCTCATCGGGTTGCTATGTTGGCACCAGCAACGAGCAACTGGTTCCCAATGCAAGCTGGAATGCAACGCCAGGATGGGATCCTGTTACCGGGCTTGGGACGCCCATTTATAATACCCTGGTGAAATTGGCCACGAGTGTTTCAAGTACCCCATGA
- the rpnL gene encoding proteasome regulatory particle lid subunit rpnL yields MAHSVDLRSLVSELHNALNRKQLDAANNLLSQAKRTLLLQNALIPTPSTPSDLIALAREVLELGALASIRQTDAQGFTRYYQQLQPFYDLERDGAGSVKVDTKSSQRSKITGLYLMLLLSMGDSTSFHTVLEGLVEEASLQGKRVEDDLYIKYPVDLERSLMEGSYDKVWRETNSERVPSEDFALFSNVLVGTIRSEIADCSEKAYPSLPISNAKNLLFLDSEGAVIEFAQQRGWVLRDGRIYFPVEPEAAARSEKDILVASSTVIENTIGYARELETIV; encoded by the exons ATGGCACACAGCGTCGACCTCCGGTCCCTCGTTTCAGAGCTCCATAATGCTCTCAACCGCAAGCAGCTCGATGCTGCAAACAACCTCCTCAGCCAAGCAAAGCgaacccttcttcttcagaatgCGCTGATACCAACACCTTCTACACCATCTGACCTCATTGCGCTCGCTCGTGAAGTTCTGGAACTAGGAGCCCTTGCATCCATCCGGCAGACCGACGCACAAGGCTTCACGAGATATtaccagcagctgcagcccTTTTACGACCTTGAGAGGGATGGCGCGGGCTCAGTAAAGGTGGATACTAAGTCTAGCCAGCGCAGCAAGATTACAGGCTTGTATCTGATGCTTTTGCTGAGCATGGGTGATAGCACTAGTTTCCACACCGTGTTGGAAGGCCTGGTTGAGGAGGCGAGTCTACAGGGCAAGCGCGTGGAGGATGATCTGTACATCAAATACCCTGTTGATCTGGAGCGGAGCTTGATGGAGGGAAGTTATGACAAGGTGTGGAGGGAGACTAACTCGGAGAGAGTGCCCTCGGAGGACTTTGCTCTGTTTTCCAAC GTCCTTGTTGGAACCATCCGGAGTGAAATCGCGGACTGCTCCGAGAAAGCATACCCTTCGCTTCCCATTTCCAACGCCAAGaatcttctgtttcttgacTCCGAGGGAGCTGTTATTGAGTTCGCTCAGCAACGAGGGTGGGTTCTCCGTGACGGCCGGATATACTTCCCAGTCGAGCCCGAGGCCGCAGCCCGGTCTGAGAAGGATATTCTGGTGGCAAGCAGCACGGTCATCGAGAACACGATAGGCTACGCTCGCGAGCTGGAGACGATTGTCTAG
- a CDS encoding epoxide hydrolase family protein, with protein MSVPFSQFPSTATIVPAPFQVAVPDEQIAELKTLVKLAKIAPPTLENQQQDRRYGVTSDWLTTMREKWLNDYDWRVTEARINSFPQFTTRIEDISLHFAALFSEKRDAVPVILLHGWPGSFLEFLPMLQLFKEEYTPTTLPYHLIVPSLPGYGFSSSPPLDKEYKSHDVARVMDQLMKGLGFGGGYVAQGGDIGSRISRVLAVDFESCKVNFCTIPRPEACSDDSLSASERRGVERLNAFLTTGLAYAIEQGTKPSTIGLVLSTNPMALLAWVGEKFLDWVDEPLPLETILDFVSLYWFTETYPRAIYFYREFSSELSTRWFIHKPFGYSYFPMELYPAPRSWVATTGNLIFFRDHQKGGHFAALERPQVLKADLTGFIEQIWPSIAAVE; from the exons ATGTCAGTCCCATTTAGCCAGTTTCCTTCAACCGCAACCATTGTCCCAGCTCCTTTTCAAGTAGCCGTCCCCGATGAGCAGATAGCCGAGCTGAAGACCCTGGTGAAGCTCGCTAAGATAGCTCCACCTACACTTGAGAATCAGCAACAGGACCGTCGATATGGTGTCACATCCGACTGGCTGACGACCATGCGAGAGAAATGGTTGAACGACTACGACTGGAGAGTTACCGAGGCCCGTATCAATAGCTTCCCTCAGTTCACAACAAGGATCGAGGACATATCGCTGCACTTCGCAGCTTTGTTCTCGGAAAAGAGAGACGCAGTTCCTGTGATACTCCTTCATGGATGGCCTG GGAGCTTTCTGGAGTTCCTTCCCATGCTTCAACTGTTCAAGGAGGAATACACTCCCACCACATTGCCGTATCACTTAATTGTGCCTTCGCTTCCCGGATATGGGTTCTCGTCTAGCCCACCCTTGGACAAGGAGTATAAGAGCCATGACGTGGCACGAGTGATGGACCAGTTAATGAAAGGACTCGGTTTCGGAGGCGGCTATGTTGCTCAGGGAGGCGATATCGGAAGCCGCATCTCGAGGGTGCTGGCAGTGGATTTCGAAAGTTGTAAAG TAAACTTCTGTACCATCCCACGCCCAGAGGCCTGCTCAGATGACAGCCTATCTGCTTCTGAGAGACGTGGGGTCGAGAGGCTGAACGCCTTCCTAACGACTGGGCTAGCATATGCAATTGAACAAGGCACAAAACCAAGCACCATAGGTCTTGTCCTGTCTACCAACCCCATGGCTCTGCTGGCGTG GGTTGGAGAGAAATTCCTCGATTGGGTGGACGAGCCTCTACCTTTAGAGACCATCCTTGATTTCGTCTCTCTGTATTGGTTTACGGAGACATATCCGCGGGCCATTTACTTTTACCGCGAG TTCTCCTCCGAACTGAGTACACGGTGGTTCATACACAAACCATTTGGATATTCCTATTTTCCCATGGAACTTTATCCGGCTCCTAGATCCTGGGTGGCCACAACAGGAAAtctgatcttcttcagagatcacCAAAAG GGCGGTCATTTTGCGGCGCTTGAGCGACCCCAAGTCCTGAAAGCGGACTTGACAGGTTTCATTGAGCAAATTTGGCCAAGCATTGCAGCGGTGGAGTAA